A portion of the Juglans microcarpa x Juglans regia isolate MS1-56 chromosome 1D, Jm3101_v1.0, whole genome shotgun sequence genome contains these proteins:
- the LOC121259375 gene encoding chaperone protein DnaJ isoform X1 — MAITSLSLLQPSLFSPYSSASVSSSSSSSFFGGTQFLVHNNFISLSSSSSCTKFNTRVSAGRFRSVVNASGDYYATLGIPKSATGKEIKAAYRKLARQYHPDVNKDPGALEKFKEISAAYEVLSDDKKRALYDQYGEAGVKSTVGGPSNAYTTNPFDLFEAFFGSSMGGFPGMDSAGFGTRRSSTVTKGEDIRYDITLEFSEAIFGVEKDFELSHLEICEVCAGTGAKIGSKMRICSTCGGRGQVMRTEQTPFGMFSQVSVCPYCAGNGEVISEYCRKCSGEGRIRVKKNIKVKVPPGVSAGSILRVAGEGDSGPRGRGPPGDLFVYLDVEEIPGIQRDGINLSSTVSISYLDAILGAFIQVETVEGRTELQIPPGTQPGDVLVLAKKGAPKLNKPSIRGDHLFTVKVTIPKRISSAKERELLEELAFLNSTTSSRSRTRLKTQPAPKSTVNQGGNVAGKTEESADQDDPWKKLQEFAGSVANGALKWLKDNL; from the exons ATGGCCATCACGTCTCTCTCACTTCTCCAACCGTCTCTCTTCTCACCATATTCTTCTGcttctgtttcttcttcttcttcgtcttctttttTCGGTGGGACCCAATTCCTGGTCCACAATAACttcatctctctttcttcttcttcttcttgtacgAAATTCAATACAAGGGTCTCTGCGGGGCGCTTTAGATCAGTAGTTAATGCTTCCGGGGACTACTATGCCACTCTTGGGATTCCAAAGTCTGCCACTGGCAAGGAAATCAAGGCAGCGTATCGAAAGTTAGCACGCCAG TACCACCCTGATGTAAACAAGGACCCTGGAGCATTGGAAAAGTTTAAAGAGATTAGTGCTGCATATGAG GTGCTATCAGATGATAAAAAGAGGGCTTTGTATGATCAATATGGTGAGGCTGGAGTTAAGAGCACAGTGGGTGGGCCATCAAATGCTTATACG ACTAATccctttgatttatttgagGCTTTTTTTGGTTCGAGTATGGGTGGATTCCCTGGTATGGACTCAGCTGGTTTTGGAACACGCCGTAGTAGTACTGTTACTAAGGGTGAAGATATACG TTATGATATCACCTTAGAATTTTCCGAGGCTATTTTTGGTGTGGAAAAAGACTTTGAGCTTTCCCATCTGGAAATATGTGAAGTTTGTGCGGGTACTGGAGCAAAGATAGGCTCCAAAATGAGGATATGCTCAACTTGTGGTGGGAGGGGTCAAGTGATGAGAACTGAGCAAACACCTTTTGGCATGTTTTCACAG GTTTCTGTATGTCCCTATTGTGCTGGGAATGGTGAAGTTATATCTGAATACTGTCGGAAATGTTCTGGTGAAGGACGTATACgtgttaagaaaaatataaaagttaaagtTCCTCCGGGAGTTAGCGCAGGCAGTATTCTTAGAGTTGCTGGAGAGGGAGACTCTGGACCAAGAGG CAGGGGCCCTCCTGGAGATCTTTTTGTCTATCTTGACGTTGAAGAGATACCAGGAATTCAAAGAGATGGCATAAATCTCTCCTCGACCGTATCAATCAGTTATCTAGATGCCATATTGGGGGCTTTTATTCAG GTAGAGACGGTTGAAGGCAGAACTGAACTACAAATTCCACCTGGCACTCAACCTGGGGACGTGCTTGTTCTGGCAAAAAAGGGCGCACCAAAACTGAACAAACCATCAATACGTGGGGACCACTTATTTACAGTTAAAGTAACTATACCAAAACGTATCAG CAGTGCCAAGGAGCGTGAATTACTTGAAGAGCTTGCTTTTCTGAATAGCACCACCAGCAGCCGTTCACGAACTCGTCTGAAAACTCAGCCAGCTC CTAAAAGCACAGTTAATCAAGGGGGAAATGTTGCAGGAAAAACAGAAGAGTCAGCAGACCAAGATGACCCGTGGAAAAAGTTACAAGAGTTTGCTGG GTCTGTTGCAAATGGAGCTCTAAAATGGCTGAAAGACAATCTTTAG
- the LOC121259375 gene encoding chaperone protein DnaJ isoform X4: protein MAITSLSLLQPSLFSPYSSASVSSSSSSSFFGGTQFLVHNNFISLSSSSSCTKFNTRVSAGRFRSVVNASGDYYATLGIPKSATGKEIKAAYRKLARQYHPDVNKDPGALEKFKEISAAYEVLSDDKKRALYDQYGEAGVKSTVGGPSNAYTTNPFDLFEAFFGSSMGGFPGMDSAGFGTRRSSTVTKGEDIRYDITLEFSEAIFGVEKDFELSHLEICEVCAGTGAKIGSKMRICSTCGGRGQVMRTEQTPFGMFSQVSVCPYCAGNGEVISEYCRKCSGEGRIRVKKNIKVKVPPGVSAGSILRVAGEGDSGPRGGPPGDLFVYLDVEEIPGIQRDGINLSSTVSISYLDAILGAFIQVETVEGRTELQIPPGTQPGDVLVLAKKGAPKLNKPSIRGDHLFTVKVTIPKRISAKERELLEELAFLNSTTSSRSRTRLKTQPAPKSTVNQGGNVAGKTEESADQDDPWKKLQEFAGSVANGALKWLKDNL, encoded by the exons ATGGCCATCACGTCTCTCTCACTTCTCCAACCGTCTCTCTTCTCACCATATTCTTCTGcttctgtttcttcttcttcttcgtcttctttttTCGGTGGGACCCAATTCCTGGTCCACAATAACttcatctctctttcttcttcttcttcttgtacgAAATTCAATACAAGGGTCTCTGCGGGGCGCTTTAGATCAGTAGTTAATGCTTCCGGGGACTACTATGCCACTCTTGGGATTCCAAAGTCTGCCACTGGCAAGGAAATCAAGGCAGCGTATCGAAAGTTAGCACGCCAG TACCACCCTGATGTAAACAAGGACCCTGGAGCATTGGAAAAGTTTAAAGAGATTAGTGCTGCATATGAG GTGCTATCAGATGATAAAAAGAGGGCTTTGTATGATCAATATGGTGAGGCTGGAGTTAAGAGCACAGTGGGTGGGCCATCAAATGCTTATACG ACTAATccctttgatttatttgagGCTTTTTTTGGTTCGAGTATGGGTGGATTCCCTGGTATGGACTCAGCTGGTTTTGGAACACGCCGTAGTAGTACTGTTACTAAGGGTGAAGATATACG TTATGATATCACCTTAGAATTTTCCGAGGCTATTTTTGGTGTGGAAAAAGACTTTGAGCTTTCCCATCTGGAAATATGTGAAGTTTGTGCGGGTACTGGAGCAAAGATAGGCTCCAAAATGAGGATATGCTCAACTTGTGGTGGGAGGGGTCAAGTGATGAGAACTGAGCAAACACCTTTTGGCATGTTTTCACAG GTTTCTGTATGTCCCTATTGTGCTGGGAATGGTGAAGTTATATCTGAATACTGTCGGAAATGTTCTGGTGAAGGACGTATACgtgttaagaaaaatataaaagttaaagtTCCTCCGGGAGTTAGCGCAGGCAGTATTCTTAGAGTTGCTGGAGAGGGAGACTCTGGACCAAGAGG GGGCCCTCCTGGAGATCTTTTTGTCTATCTTGACGTTGAAGAGATACCAGGAATTCAAAGAGATGGCATAAATCTCTCCTCGACCGTATCAATCAGTTATCTAGATGCCATATTGGGGGCTTTTATTCAG GTAGAGACGGTTGAAGGCAGAACTGAACTACAAATTCCACCTGGCACTCAACCTGGGGACGTGCTTGTTCTGGCAAAAAAGGGCGCACCAAAACTGAACAAACCATCAATACGTGGGGACCACTTATTTACAGTTAAAGTAACTATACCAAAACGTATCAG TGCCAAGGAGCGTGAATTACTTGAAGAGCTTGCTTTTCTGAATAGCACCACCAGCAGCCGTTCACGAACTCGTCTGAAAACTCAGCCAGCTC CTAAAAGCACAGTTAATCAAGGGGGAAATGTTGCAGGAAAAACAGAAGAGTCAGCAGACCAAGATGACCCGTGGAAAAAGTTACAAGAGTTTGCTGG GTCTGTTGCAAATGGAGCTCTAAAATGGCTGAAAGACAATCTTTAG
- the LOC121260808 gene encoding uncharacterized protein LOC121260808, with protein MSAAVCGSKRSFFEELPPSPPVSKRLRCSSSSSPIRFSAPSLLDQLRSVFPHMELHILERALQECDNDMDAAIKSLHELCLGSAEGNSGCAEESDVHVEKGDGNVVAPDNLSTPNNLPVEGAEWVDLLVREIMCATSVDDAKARAARLLEILEKSISSRAGEATQVLHKENVMLKEQIEGLMRENTILKRAVAIQHERQKEYDNKDQELRHLKQLVSQYQEQLRTLEMNNYALSMHLKHANQSSSIPGRFHPDVF; from the exons ATGTCTGCTGCCGTGTGTGGGAGCAAGAGATCTTTCTTTGAAGAGCTCCCGCCGTCGCCTCCGGTCTCCAAGAGGCTCCGCtgctcctcttcttcttctccgaTTCGATTTTCTGCGCCGTCGCTTCTTGATCAGCTCCGCTCCGTCTTTCCTCATATGGAACTCCAC ATTCTTGAGAGAGCATTGCAAGAATGTGATAATGATATGGATGCTGCCATCAAGAGCCTGCATGAGCTTTGCCTAGGATCTGCAGAGGGAAATTCAGGTTGTGCTGAAGAATCAGATGTACATGTGGAGAAGG GTGATGGAAATGTTGTTGCTCCTGATAACCTATCAACTCCAAACAACCTTCCTGTGGAAGGTGCAGAATGGGTTGACTTGCTTGTGAGGGAGATAATGTGTGCTACTAGTGTGGATGATGCCAAAGCTCGTGCTGCAAGATTGCTAGAGATTTTAGAGAAGTCCATCAGTTCACGTGCTGGTGAAGCAACGCAAGTTCTTCACAAG GAAAATGTGATGCTAAAGGAACAAATTGAAGGACTTATGCGGGAGAATACCATTCTCAAGCGTGCTGTGGCTATCCAACATGAACGACAGAAAGAGTATGATAATAAGGATCAAGAGTTACGACATCTTAAGCAATTGGTATCTCAGTATCAAGAGCAGTTGAGAACACTTGAG ATGAACAACTATGCATTGTCAATGCATCTGAAGCATGCCAATCAGAGTAGCTCCATTCCTGGACGATTTCATCCTGATGTCTTCTAA
- the LOC121259375 gene encoding chaperone protein DnaJ isoform X3: MAITSLSLLQPSLFSPYSSASVSSSSSSSFFGGTQFLVHNNFISLSSSSSCTKFNTRVSAGRFRSVVNASGDYYATLGIPKSATGKEIKAAYRKLARQYHPDVNKDPGALEKFKEISAAYEVLSDDKKRALYDQYGEAGVKSTVGGPSNAYTTNPFDLFEAFFGSSMGGFPGMDSAGFGTRRSSTVTKGEDIRYDITLEFSEAIFGVEKDFELSHLEICEVCAGTGAKIGSKMRICSTCGGRGQVMRTEQTPFGMFSQVSVCPYCAGNGEVISEYCRKCSGEGRIRVKKNIKVKVPPGVSAGSILRVAGEGDSGPRGRGPPGDLFVYLDVEEIPGIQRDGINLSSTVSISYLDAILGAFIQVETVEGRTELQIPPGTQPGDVLVLAKKGAPKLNKPSIRGDHLFTVKVTIPKRISAKERELLEELAFLNSTTSSRSRTRLKTQPAPKSTVNQGGNVAGKTEESADQDDPWKKLQEFAGSVANGALKWLKDNL, encoded by the exons ATGGCCATCACGTCTCTCTCACTTCTCCAACCGTCTCTCTTCTCACCATATTCTTCTGcttctgtttcttcttcttcttcgtcttctttttTCGGTGGGACCCAATTCCTGGTCCACAATAACttcatctctctttcttcttcttcttcttgtacgAAATTCAATACAAGGGTCTCTGCGGGGCGCTTTAGATCAGTAGTTAATGCTTCCGGGGACTACTATGCCACTCTTGGGATTCCAAAGTCTGCCACTGGCAAGGAAATCAAGGCAGCGTATCGAAAGTTAGCACGCCAG TACCACCCTGATGTAAACAAGGACCCTGGAGCATTGGAAAAGTTTAAAGAGATTAGTGCTGCATATGAG GTGCTATCAGATGATAAAAAGAGGGCTTTGTATGATCAATATGGTGAGGCTGGAGTTAAGAGCACAGTGGGTGGGCCATCAAATGCTTATACG ACTAATccctttgatttatttgagGCTTTTTTTGGTTCGAGTATGGGTGGATTCCCTGGTATGGACTCAGCTGGTTTTGGAACACGCCGTAGTAGTACTGTTACTAAGGGTGAAGATATACG TTATGATATCACCTTAGAATTTTCCGAGGCTATTTTTGGTGTGGAAAAAGACTTTGAGCTTTCCCATCTGGAAATATGTGAAGTTTGTGCGGGTACTGGAGCAAAGATAGGCTCCAAAATGAGGATATGCTCAACTTGTGGTGGGAGGGGTCAAGTGATGAGAACTGAGCAAACACCTTTTGGCATGTTTTCACAG GTTTCTGTATGTCCCTATTGTGCTGGGAATGGTGAAGTTATATCTGAATACTGTCGGAAATGTTCTGGTGAAGGACGTATACgtgttaagaaaaatataaaagttaaagtTCCTCCGGGAGTTAGCGCAGGCAGTATTCTTAGAGTTGCTGGAGAGGGAGACTCTGGACCAAGAGG CAGGGGCCCTCCTGGAGATCTTTTTGTCTATCTTGACGTTGAAGAGATACCAGGAATTCAAAGAGATGGCATAAATCTCTCCTCGACCGTATCAATCAGTTATCTAGATGCCATATTGGGGGCTTTTATTCAG GTAGAGACGGTTGAAGGCAGAACTGAACTACAAATTCCACCTGGCACTCAACCTGGGGACGTGCTTGTTCTGGCAAAAAAGGGCGCACCAAAACTGAACAAACCATCAATACGTGGGGACCACTTATTTACAGTTAAAGTAACTATACCAAAACGTATCAG TGCCAAGGAGCGTGAATTACTTGAAGAGCTTGCTTTTCTGAATAGCACCACCAGCAGCCGTTCACGAACTCGTCTGAAAACTCAGCCAGCTC CTAAAAGCACAGTTAATCAAGGGGGAAATGTTGCAGGAAAAACAGAAGAGTCAGCAGACCAAGATGACCCGTGGAAAAAGTTACAAGAGTTTGCTGG GTCTGTTGCAAATGGAGCTCTAAAATGGCTGAAAGACAATCTTTAG
- the LOC121259375 gene encoding chaperone protein DnaJ isoform X2: MAITSLSLLQPSLFSPYSSASVSSSSSSSFFGGTQFLVHNNFISLSSSSSCTKFNTRVSAGRFRSVVNASGDYYATLGIPKSATGKEIKAAYRKLARQYHPDVNKDPGALEKFKEISAAYEVLSDDKKRALYDQYGEAGVKSTVGGPSNAYTTNPFDLFEAFFGSSMGGFPGMDSAGFGTRRSSTVTKGEDIRYDITLEFSEAIFGVEKDFELSHLEICEVCAGTGAKIGSKMRICSTCGGRGQVMRTEQTPFGMFSQVSVCPYCAGNGEVISEYCRKCSGEGRIRVKKNIKVKVPPGVSAGSILRVAGEGDSGPRGGPPGDLFVYLDVEEIPGIQRDGINLSSTVSISYLDAILGAFIQVETVEGRTELQIPPGTQPGDVLVLAKKGAPKLNKPSIRGDHLFTVKVTIPKRISSAKERELLEELAFLNSTTSSRSRTRLKTQPAPKSTVNQGGNVAGKTEESADQDDPWKKLQEFAGSVANGALKWLKDNL; encoded by the exons ATGGCCATCACGTCTCTCTCACTTCTCCAACCGTCTCTCTTCTCACCATATTCTTCTGcttctgtttcttcttcttcttcgtcttctttttTCGGTGGGACCCAATTCCTGGTCCACAATAACttcatctctctttcttcttcttcttcttgtacgAAATTCAATACAAGGGTCTCTGCGGGGCGCTTTAGATCAGTAGTTAATGCTTCCGGGGACTACTATGCCACTCTTGGGATTCCAAAGTCTGCCACTGGCAAGGAAATCAAGGCAGCGTATCGAAAGTTAGCACGCCAG TACCACCCTGATGTAAACAAGGACCCTGGAGCATTGGAAAAGTTTAAAGAGATTAGTGCTGCATATGAG GTGCTATCAGATGATAAAAAGAGGGCTTTGTATGATCAATATGGTGAGGCTGGAGTTAAGAGCACAGTGGGTGGGCCATCAAATGCTTATACG ACTAATccctttgatttatttgagGCTTTTTTTGGTTCGAGTATGGGTGGATTCCCTGGTATGGACTCAGCTGGTTTTGGAACACGCCGTAGTAGTACTGTTACTAAGGGTGAAGATATACG TTATGATATCACCTTAGAATTTTCCGAGGCTATTTTTGGTGTGGAAAAAGACTTTGAGCTTTCCCATCTGGAAATATGTGAAGTTTGTGCGGGTACTGGAGCAAAGATAGGCTCCAAAATGAGGATATGCTCAACTTGTGGTGGGAGGGGTCAAGTGATGAGAACTGAGCAAACACCTTTTGGCATGTTTTCACAG GTTTCTGTATGTCCCTATTGTGCTGGGAATGGTGAAGTTATATCTGAATACTGTCGGAAATGTTCTGGTGAAGGACGTATACgtgttaagaaaaatataaaagttaaagtTCCTCCGGGAGTTAGCGCAGGCAGTATTCTTAGAGTTGCTGGAGAGGGAGACTCTGGACCAAGAGG GGGCCCTCCTGGAGATCTTTTTGTCTATCTTGACGTTGAAGAGATACCAGGAATTCAAAGAGATGGCATAAATCTCTCCTCGACCGTATCAATCAGTTATCTAGATGCCATATTGGGGGCTTTTATTCAG GTAGAGACGGTTGAAGGCAGAACTGAACTACAAATTCCACCTGGCACTCAACCTGGGGACGTGCTTGTTCTGGCAAAAAAGGGCGCACCAAAACTGAACAAACCATCAATACGTGGGGACCACTTATTTACAGTTAAAGTAACTATACCAAAACGTATCAG CAGTGCCAAGGAGCGTGAATTACTTGAAGAGCTTGCTTTTCTGAATAGCACCACCAGCAGCCGTTCACGAACTCGTCTGAAAACTCAGCCAGCTC CTAAAAGCACAGTTAATCAAGGGGGAAATGTTGCAGGAAAAACAGAAGAGTCAGCAGACCAAGATGACCCGTGGAAAAAGTTACAAGAGTTTGCTGG GTCTGTTGCAAATGGAGCTCTAAAATGGCTGAAAGACAATCTTTAG
- the LOC121258781 gene encoding E3 ubiquitin-protein ligase KEG-like produces the protein MTEQIRAAKPAAFFEYELFEGDPDHLRTVKATPTPIGPWIDPSSLKLKHRIGRGPFGDVFLATHHQLGHDFEEYHEVAVKVLHPLKEGHTQKFLDKFKELFFKCQAQPGVCLLHGISIVKGKICIAMKFYEGSVGDRMARVKGGNLQLSDVLRYGIKLAKAIIELHSIGTLVLNLKPCNFLLNENDQVVLGDFGIPYLLLGIAVSNPELALRLGTPNYMAPEQWNPEVRGPISFETDSWGFGCSITEMLTGIQPWFGNSAEEIYHSVVIKQEKPHIPSGLPPVVGSVINGCFEYDFRNRPLMTDILHAFLSSKNAVNRDGESHGIGSRALKYRLNGVGYTTWYLLKDHLEVGDMVRARKPMNTYKPQAIDVPEGKVVALEGDNDKDSFVLVKVPGAHNPLRVQVSTVERVTFDLAMGDWVRLKEKNKEHSSVGILHSVQRNGSTTVGFLGLETLWRGDSSELQKAKAYYVGQFVRLKADMSTPRFEWPRRNGGAWATGIISHVLPNGCLVVSFPGRLVFGNESNIFLADPAEVEQVSFDTCPGVVEKYQHIEDFHWAVRPLAVAVSLFTAMKLGLFVGRNIGARLKKDPRNLKRHDGGQSGGSGWLPPPVANILFKEGA, from the exons ATGACTGAACAGATCAGAGCAGCAAAGCCAGCAGCTTTTTTTGAGTATGAACTCTTTGAAGGAGACCCCGACCACCTTAGAACTGTCAAAGCCACACCAACTCCGATTGGTCCATGGATTGATCCTTCCTCTCTGAAACTTAAGCATAGGATTGGCCGGGGCCCCTTTGGTGATGTTTTCTTAGCAACTCATCACCAATTGGGTCATGATTTTGAGGAGTATCATGAAGTGGCTGTCAAGGTGCTGCATCCATTAAAGGAGGGTCATACTCAAAAGTTTCTGGACAAGTTTAAGGAGTTATTTTTTAAGTGCCAAGCACAACCAGGTGTTTGTTTGTTGCATGGTATATCAATAGTTAAAGGAAAG ATCTGCATTGCGATGAAATTTTATGAGGGATCAGTGGGTGATCGAATGGCTCGGGTCAAAGGTGGCAATCTTCAGTTGTCTGATGTTTTAAG GTATGGGATCAAATTGGCAAAAGCGATTATAGAGTTGCATTCAATTGGGACCCTGGTGCTGAACCTCAAGCCTTGTAACTTTCTGCTTAATGAAAATGACCAAGTGGTTCTGGGAGATTTTGGGATCCCATATCTGCTTCTTGGGATTGCAGTTTCTAATCCAGAATTGGCTCTCAGACTTGGAACTCCAAACTACATGGCCCCAGAACAGTGGAATCCAGAAGTTAGAGGTCCTATATCCTTTGAGACAGATTCATGGGGTTTTGGATGCAGCATAACAGAGATGTTAACCGGCATTCAGCCCTGGTTTGGAAACTCAGCTGAAGAAATATATCACTCAGTTGTGATCAAGCAAGAAAAGCCACATATCCCAAGTGGTTTGCCCCCTGTGGTTGGGAGTGTTATCAATGGTTGCTTTGAGTATGATTTCCGGAATCGGCCTTTGATGACAGATATTCTGCATGCATTTTTAAG CTCAAAGAATGCTGTTAACAGAGATGGAGAATCGCATGGTATAGGAAGCAGGGCACTTAAATATAGATTGAATGGTGTGGGTTACACGACATGGTATCTGTTGAAGGATCATCTTGAAGTGGGTGACATGGTTCGCGCTAGAAAGCCAATGAATACATACAAACCGCAAGCCATAGATGTTCCTGAAGGAAAGGTGGTCGCTTTGGAGGGTGACAATGATAAAGACAGTTTTGTTCTGGTGAAGGTACCTGGTGCACACAACCCTTTAAGAGTACAAGTTTCAACAGTCGAAAGGGTGACATTTGACTTGGCAATGGGTGATTGGGTGcgtttaaaagagaaaaacaaggaGCACTCCTCAGTGGGAATTCTACACTCAGTACAGCGTAATGGGAGTACAACAGTTGGATTTTTGGGGTTAGAGACTCTCTGGAGAGGTGACTCTTCTGAGCTTCAAAAGGCTAAAGCTTATTATGTTGGACAGTTTGTGAGGCTGAAGGCAGATATGTCGACTCCCCGGTTTGAGTGGCCTCGTAGGAATGGAGGAGCATGGGCCACTGGCATTATCTCACATGTGCTTCCAAATGGATGTCTTGTTGTGAGTTTCCCTGGGAGGTTGGTGTTTGGAAATGAATCTAATATCTTCTTGGCAGATCCAGCTGAAGTGGAGCAAGTGTCTTTTGATACTTGTCCAGGAGTGGTGGAGAAATATCAGCACATCGAGGATTTTCACTGGGCTGTGCGTCCACTTGCAGTCGCGGTTAGTTTATTTACAGCCATGAAACTGGGCTTATTTGTTGGACGAAACATAGGTGCAAGGTTGAAGAAAGACCCTAGGAATTTGAAGCGGCACGATGGTGGCCAGAGTGGTGGAAGTGGTTGGCTTCCACCACCAGTTGCAAATATTCTCTTCAAAGAAGGTGCTTAG
- the LOC121260608 gene encoding uncharacterized protein LOC121260608: protein MKGGSSQLLQNICEDSDSEEQDEGMAMARRVTEEYGDEVDDMREKFQCLVLHKHEKAKRGEDLSQEKHSLWRQELKNRAERLEKQLKTRWELEELIEEQLNRFRAHYNRAMVRTLPKDVAQLLMPNWAPPQELASLTWLGDWRPSAMLDLVRGLARSSLSSSLLSDSVGNEKLLSQLIHDTRIEEAVIDEEMAEIQATCILHISFTPMSNRSVGSALGCIQSEFKKIERVITKAQNLRFKALELVVKKVLSKTDAAEFLVAFEGIQDAIHQLAANQRLQKGPVTVSVKALGCN from the exons atGAAAGGAGGGTCATCCCAACTCCTCCA GAATATTTGTGAAGATAGTGACTCTGAAGAACAAGATGAAGGGATGGCAATGGCAAGGAGAGTCACCGAAGAATATGGCGATGAAGTTGATGACATGAGAGAGAAATTCCAGTGCTTGGTCCTCCATAAGCATGAAAAAGCCAAACGAG GTGAAGACCTCTCCCAGGAGAAACATAGCCTGTGGAGGCAAGAACTGAAGAACAGAGCAGAAAGGCTAGAGAAGCAGCTCAAGACAAGGTGGGAACTTGAGGAGCTAATTGAAGAACAGCTGAATAGGTTCCGTGCCCATTACAACAGAGCCATGGTCCGTACCCTGCCCAAGGATGTGGCCCAACTCCTCATGCCCAACTGGGCCCCACCTCAGGAATTGGCCTCCCTTACTTGGCTTGGAGATTGGCGACCCTCAGCCATGCTGGACCTTGTCCGTGGCCTGGCCCGCTCATCGCTATCATCCTCTCTCTTATCAGACTCAGTGGGCAATGAAAAGCTCCTATCTCAGCTTATACACGATACACGCATTGAGGAAGCGGTAATTGATGAGGAAATGGCTGAGATTCAAGCTACTTGCATTCTACACATTTCATTCACTCCAATGAGCAACCGGTCGGTTGGTTCTGCTTTAGGATGCATTCAGTCTGAGTTCAAGAAAATCGAACGAGTCATCACTAAGGCCCAAAACCTCAG GTTCAAGGCATTGGAGTTGGTGGTAAAGAAGGTGTTGAGCAAAACTGATGCAGCCGAATTCCTAGTAGCTTTTGAGGGAATTCAAGATGCCATCCACCAGCTAGCAGCAAACCAAAGGCTCCAAAAGGGCCCGGTCACGGTGTCTGTCAAGGCATTGGGGTGTAATTGA
- the LOC121261634 gene encoding uncharacterized protein LOC121261634: MAASATASGAPKLYYSASQYGHSKPATKIAMGTIQFYIQNNVNFPRRSAQWSFPIRALDPQRGEEEEQEDSSKNNKTGAITSQEDLEYLWKLVAGSVVGAAVLKYGSAVFPEITRPNIAQALIMISAPVIVAVFLLIKQSRAER; encoded by the exons ATGGCAGCGTCTGCCACAGCGAGCGGAGCTCCCAAGCTCTACTACTCAGCTTCCCAATACGGCCATTCGAAGCCTGCTACAAAGATAGCAATGGGTACCATCCAGTTCTACATTCAGAACAACGTTAACTTCCCAAGGAGAAGTGCCCAATGGTCTTTTCCCATCCGAGCTCTCGACCCGCAaagaggggaagaagaagagcagGAGGATTCAAGCAAGAATAACAAAACCGGTGCTATTACCTCTCAG GAAGATTTGGAATATTTGTGGAAATTGGTAGCTGGGTCAGTTGTAGGTGCAGCTGTACTCAAGTATGGAAGCGCTGTTTTTCCAGAGATAACCAGACCGAACATTGCACAAGCTCTGATTATGATATCAGCTCCTGTCATTGTTGCTGTTTTCCTTTTGATCAAGCAGAGTCGTGCAGAGAGATGA